Proteins from a single region of Lelliottia sp. JS-SCA-14:
- the ibpB gene encoding small heat shock chaperone IbpB: MRNYDLSPLLRQWIGFDKLANALQSTAEQQSFPPYNIEKSDDNHYRITLALAGFRQDDLDIQLEGTRLTVKGTPEKPQTETQWLHQGLVTQPFSLSFTLADHMEVSGATFTNGLLHIDLTRNVPEALAPQKIAISERPALNS; encoded by the coding sequence ATGCGTAACTACGATTTATCCCCCCTGCTGCGTCAGTGGATTGGTTTTGACAAACTGGCTAACGCCCTGCAAAGCACGGCTGAACAACAGAGTTTTCCGCCGTACAACATCGAAAAGAGCGATGACAACCACTACCGCATCACGCTCGCGCTGGCCGGGTTCCGTCAGGACGATCTCGACATCCAGCTCGAAGGCACGCGCCTGACCGTGAAAGGGACGCCGGAAAAACCGCAAACCGAGACCCAGTGGCTGCATCAGGGCCTGGTGACTCAGCCGTTTAGCCTGAGCTTTACCCTGGCCGACCATATGGAAGTTTCCGGTGCGACCTTTACCAACGGGCTGTTGCACATCGACCTGACGCGCAACGTCCCGGAAGCGCTGGCCCCGCAGAAAATTGCGATCAGCGAGCGTCCGGCGTTGAATAGCTAA
- the ibpA gene encoding small heat shock chaperone IbpA, whose amino-acid sequence MRNFDFSPLYRSAIGFDRLFNHLENNSSQSNGYPPYNVELVDENHYRIAIAVAGFAESELEITAQDNLLVVKGAHTAEQKERTYLYQGIAERNFERKFQLAENIHVHGANLVNGLLFIDLERVIPEEKKPRRIEIN is encoded by the coding sequence ATGCGTAATTTCGATTTTTCCCCGCTGTACCGTTCTGCAATTGGTTTCGATCGCCTGTTCAACCATTTAGAAAATAACTCAAGCCAGAGTAACGGCTACCCTCCATACAACGTTGAGCTGGTTGACGAAAACCACTACCGCATCGCGATTGCCGTCGCCGGTTTTGCCGAGAGCGAACTGGAAATCACCGCGCAGGACAACCTGCTGGTGGTGAAAGGGGCGCATACCGCCGAGCAGAAAGAGCGTACCTATCTCTACCAGGGCATTGCTGAGCGCAACTTTGAGCGCAAATTCCAGCTTGCCGAGAACATCCACGTTCACGGTGCGAACCTGGTCAACGGCCTGCTGTTTATCGATTTGGAACGTGTGATTCCGGAAGAGAAAAAACCGCGCCGTATCGAGATCAACTAA
- a CDS encoding YceK/YidQ family lipoprotein — protein sequence MMKNVLIKLTTCSVVVLLCGCSSVMSHTGGKEGTYPGTRASANMISDDETNWGTKSLVILDLPFTAVMDTLLVPWDLFRTDSSVRSRVEKSEQQTKMTNAVIPPAEMSAP from the coding sequence ATGATGAAAAATGTTCTGATAAAGCTGACAACATGCAGCGTAGTGGTTTTACTTTGCGGGTGTTCGAGCGTGATGTCTCACACCGGCGGTAAAGAAGGAACATATCCGGGCACGCGCGCCAGCGCGAATATGATCTCGGATGACGAGACCAACTGGGGCACCAAATCCCTGGTGATTCTGGATCTGCCGTTCACGGCGGTGATGGACACGCTGCTGGTGCCGTGGGATCTGTTCCGCACCGATAGCTCAGTGCGGTCACGCGTCGAAAAAAGCGAGCAGCAGACGAAGATGACCAACGCCGTTATCCCGCCCGCCGAGATGTCTGCCCCCTGA
- a CDS encoding putative transporter, whose product MSDIALTVSVLALVAVVGLGIGNIKIRGVGFGIGGVLFGGIFVGHFADQLGLTLSAEMLHFIQEFGLILFVYTIGIQVGPGFFASLRVSGLRLNLFALGIVVMGGLVTAILHKLFEIPLPVVLGIFSGAVTNTPALGAGQQILRDLGIAPDVVDQMGMSYAMAYPFGICGILLTMWLVRVLFRINVDDEAKKHESTMTNGHMLIKTINIRVENPNLNQMAIQDVPILNSANIICSRLKRDEMLMVPSPGTVIQLGDLLHLVGQPGDLHSAQLVIGQEVDTSLSTRGTDMRVERVVVTNEQVLGKKIRDLQVKERYDVVISRLNRAGVELVASPDASLQFGDILNLVGRPSSIDAVADMVGNAQQKLQQVQMLPVFIGIGLGVLLGSIPLYVPGFPVALKLGLAGGPLIMALILGRIGCIGKLYWFMPPSANLALRELGIVLFLSVVGLKSGGDFIHTLTQGEGISWIGYGIVITAVPLLTVGILARMFAKMNYLTLCGMLAGSMTDPPALAFANNLHATSGAAALSYATVYPLVMFLRIITPQLLAVLFWGIG is encoded by the coding sequence ATGAGTGATATCGCGTTAACGGTTAGCGTGTTGGCCCTGGTTGCGGTGGTTGGGCTGGGGATTGGCAATATCAAAATCCGCGGTGTCGGATTTGGCATTGGCGGGGTGCTGTTCGGCGGGATTTTTGTCGGCCATTTCGCCGATCAGCTTGGGCTGACCCTCAGTGCGGAAATGCTGCACTTCATCCAGGAATTCGGCCTGATCCTCTTCGTCTACACCATCGGTATTCAGGTCGGCCCTGGGTTTTTCGCCTCGCTTCGCGTCTCCGGCCTGCGCCTGAATCTCTTTGCCCTCGGCATTGTGGTGATGGGCGGTCTCGTTACTGCCATTCTGCACAAACTCTTTGAAATTCCGCTTCCGGTGGTGCTGGGGATCTTCTCCGGCGCGGTCACCAACACCCCTGCGCTGGGGGCCGGGCAGCAAATCCTGCGCGATCTGGGCATTGCGCCAGACGTCGTCGATCAAATGGGGATGAGCTATGCGATGGCCTACCCGTTCGGGATTTGCGGTATTCTGCTGACCATGTGGCTGGTGCGCGTGCTGTTTCGCATCAACGTCGATGACGAGGCGAAAAAGCATGAATCGACGATGACCAACGGCCACATGCTGATCAAAACCATCAACATCCGCGTCGAAAACCCCAATCTGAACCAGATGGCGATTCAGGATGTGCCGATCCTGAACAGCGCCAACATCATCTGCTCGCGCCTGAAACGCGATGAGATGCTGATGGTGCCCTCGCCCGGCACCGTGATTCAGCTCGGCGATTTACTGCATCTGGTCGGCCAGCCCGGCGATCTGCACAGCGCCCAGCTGGTGATCGGTCAGGAGGTGGATACGTCGCTCTCCACGCGCGGCACCGACATGCGCGTCGAACGCGTGGTGGTCACCAACGAGCAGGTTCTGGGCAAGAAAATCCGCGATCTGCAGGTGAAAGAGCGCTACGACGTGGTGATCTCGCGCCTTAATCGCGCGGGCGTTGAGCTGGTCGCCAGCCCGGATGCCAGCCTGCAGTTTGGCGATATCCTCAATCTGGTGGGCCGCCCGTCGTCCATCGATGCCGTCGCCGATATGGTCGGCAACGCGCAGCAAAAATTGCAGCAGGTGCAGATGCTGCCAGTGTTTATCGGCATTGGGCTCGGCGTGCTGCTCGGCTCTATTCCCCTGTACGTGCCCGGTTTCCCGGTGGCGCTGAAGCTCGGTCTGGCGGGCGGGCCGCTGATCATGGCGCTGATTCTGGGGCGGATCGGCTGTATCGGGAAGCTGTACTGGTTCATGCCACCGAGCGCGAACCTGGCCCTGCGCGAGCTGGGGATCGTGCTGTTCCTGTCGGTGGTGGGGCTGAAATCCGGCGGAGACTTTATCCACACCCTGACCCAGGGCGAGGGGATAAGCTGGATTGGCTACGGGATTGTCATCACCGCGGTGCCGCTGCTGACGGTCGGGATACTGGCGCGGATGTTCGCGAAGATGAACTACCTGACCCTGTGCGGGATGCTGGCCGGGTCGATGACCGATCCACCC